In Spirochaeta isovalerica, one DNA window encodes the following:
- a CDS encoding ABC-ATPase domain-containing protein, which produces MKNNDSIRSFLAGINGRDYGAYQSLIGEYDFGDFRLIIERIPKDPYAPSFTGLYRAVFNKSYTYIPPGLGENPLRVTAFGDFMIRRFFRESEAYSFIRGTGNSGLITVDKPGQAILERNSFLVRDDTLELRFFVGLPAEGRLINAKLAELMILEEVPRIMKKAFFRENIEPEACLNHLNTALRSEFLRSSLEEKNLVAFIADGSILPRTGGDSDEPVESRCAVPFSSPESLAENISLPDGTAVRGMAVPRGITLITGGGYHGKSTLLKALAAGVYNHIPGDGREMAVSLRSALKIRSYSGRPVAKVNISPFIDHLPGGIRTDAFSTQNASGSTSQAAALMEGLEAGAEVLLMDEDTCATNFMIRDRLMQELVAKEDEPITPFIDRVDQLYQDNGVSTILVLGGSGDYFSHSTTVIQMKDYLPLDVTGRAGELVRTFPSPRRMEGNDTHITPTMRIPLAGSVDPLNHYGKKSVFVREVRRINMGRTVIDLTDLEQLEELSQTKAITEAILFLKDKLNGEKTIQELLAVVEKQIERAGLDGLSSLLSGNLAGFRMIELAGAINRLRTLKIQ; this is translated from the coding sequence ATGAAAAATAATGATTCGATCAGGTCTTTTCTCGCCGGAATCAATGGGCGGGATTACGGTGCCTATCAGTCTTTAATCGGGGAATATGATTTTGGTGATTTTCGTCTTATCATCGAAAGAATCCCGAAAGATCCCTATGCTCCGTCCTTCACGGGACTCTATCGCGCAGTATTTAATAAATCCTATACCTATATTCCTCCGGGACTTGGAGAGAATCCTCTCCGGGTGACAGCGTTCGGTGATTTCATGATCCGCCGTTTCTTCCGGGAGAGTGAAGCCTATTCTTTTATCCGCGGAACGGGAAACAGCGGATTGATCACTGTGGATAAACCGGGGCAGGCGATACTTGAGAGAAATTCATTTTTAGTGAGAGATGATACTCTGGAACTCAGGTTTTTTGTCGGGCTGCCTGCAGAAGGGCGGTTGATCAATGCGAAACTGGCCGAATTAATGATTCTGGAAGAAGTTCCCCGTATTATGAAGAAAGCCTTTTTCAGGGAGAATATTGAACCAGAAGCCTGTCTGAATCATCTGAATACAGCACTCCGGTCTGAGTTCCTCCGTTCCAGTCTTGAGGAGAAAAATCTTGTAGCCTTTATAGCCGACGGTTCTATACTTCCCCGGACCGGCGGTGACAGCGATGAACCGGTTGAATCCCGCTGTGCCGTGCCTTTCTCCTCTCCCGAAAGTCTTGCGGAAAACATCTCATTACCCGACGGAACAGCAGTCCGGGGAATGGCAGTTCCACGGGGAATTACGTTGATTACAGGCGGTGGATATCACGGGAAGTCGACGCTGCTTAAAGCGTTGGCAGCCGGTGTGTATAATCACATTCCCGGAGACGGCCGGGAAATGGCTGTTTCGCTGCGAAGCGCATTGAAAATCCGCTCATATAGCGGAAGACCGGTTGCAAAAGTCAATATCTCTCCTTTTATCGATCATCTTCCGGGCGGCATAAGAACAGATGCTTTTTCCACTCAAAATGCCAGCGGCAGCACATCTCAAGCCGCCGCGCTGATGGAAGGACTGGAAGCCGGGGCGGAAGTTCTGCTTATGGACGAAGATACCTGCGCGACAAATTTCATGATTCGCGACAGACTGATGCAGGAACTGGTCGCTAAAGAAGATGAGCCTATAACGCCTTTTATAGACAGAGTGGATCAGCTTTACCAGGATAACGGCGTATCAACCATTCTGGTTCTGGGCGGATCGGGCGACTATTTCTCTCATTCCACGACAGTCATACAGATGAAAGATTATCTTCCTCTCGATGTAACCGGGCGGGCCGGAGAATTAGTCCGTACCTTTCCTTCTCCCCGGAGAATGGAGGGAAATGATACCCATATTACTCCTACTATGAGAATTCCCCTTGCCGGTTCTGTCGACCCTTTGAACCATTATGGAAAGAAAAGCGTGTTTGTCAGAGAGGTTCGCCGGATAAATATGGGGCGGACTGTAATCGATCTGACCGATCTGGAACAGTTGGAAGAGTTGTCTCAGACAAAAGCGATAACTGAAGCGATTCTCTTTCTTAAGGATAAACTTAACGGTGAAAAGACAATACAAGAGCTTCTTGCAGTTGTTGAGAAACAGATCGAAAGAGCCGGCCTGGATGGTTTGTCTTCTCTGCTCTCGGGAAATCTGGCCGGTTTCCGAATGATTGAACTGGCCGGAGCCATCAACCGGCTTCGCACGCTTAAAATTCAATAA